GATGGCGCTTCGCGGGGCGAAACCTTTTTCCATGTGGTGCTGCCGCTGATGAAGGGCGGCCTCGCCACCACGGCGATCCTGTGCTTCATCTTCTCCTGGACGGAGTTCCTGCTGTCGCTGTTCCTCACCCAGAACATGCGGTTGATGCCGGTGCAGGCCGGCGTCCTCATCATGAACATGTGGGGCCTCATCTCCGCCCTCACCACCACGGCCCTCGTCCCGGCCTTCATCTTCGTCCTGATCGTGCAGAAACATCTGGTGCGAGGGCTGACGCTGGGGATCTACCGGTAGGCGAAAATCCGTCTGCCCTAGGCCGGCAAGTCAATCACCATGTGCTTCGGAAAACCCATCGAGGCGTAGGCGGTGAGTGTTTCCGAGGCACTGCCGCGCGCGGAGGTGAGGATGACGGTGCCGTGGGCGGGCGCATGGGCATCATCTCCCTTGAGCGGCGTTTCCTCCACGATGTCCGCGGTGCGGCGTGCGATGGCCGGTGCGGGATCAATGTAGGTCACGGGCCACGGCGCCACCTTCTCCATGTCTTCGGTCAGCAGCGGATAATGCGTACAGCCCAATACCACCACGTCCGTCTGCTTGCCGTCGCGCTTGCGGAAGACGGGCGCGATCTCCGCTTTCAGTTCCTCAAGGTCGATGCCATGGCCCTTGAGCTTGCGCTCGGCGATTTCAGCAAGGCGCGGCGCGCCATGGAGGATCACCTTGCAGTGAAAGGCGAAGGTGTGGATCAGCGAATGGGTGTATTCGCGGCTCACCGTGCCCGGTGTGGCGAGGACGCCGATCACACCCGATTTCGTCTGCGCCGCAGCGGGCTTGATGGCGGGCACCGTGCCGACGAAAGGCACCTTGTAGGCCGCCCGCAAATCCGCGAGCGCGATGGTGGAGGCCGTGTTGCAGGCAATCACCACCACATCCGGATGAACCTCGTCGATGAGCTTGCCGATCACCATCACGATGCGGCGGGCAAGCTCCTTCTCCTTCCACGCACCATAGGGAAAGGCGGCGTTGTCGGCGGCATAGACGAGATGGGCATCGGGCATCTGCCGCGCCACGGCCCGCGCCACGGTCAAGCCGCCCATGCCGGAGTCGAAGAGGAGGATGCGGGGCTTCGCGGTCGGCATGGGGAACCTGCTATTCGTTCTTCTTCATCTTCCGCAGCTCGTGCACGCGTGTAAGCGACGAGATGATGCCGCGCAATGTGCTCACCTCTTGTGCCGAAACTGCGGTGCGCGCGAAGATATTCCGGATGTTGCGCATCATGCCGGGGCGCTTCTCATCCGTCTTGAAGAATCCCGCCGTCCACAGTTCGCGCTCGAGATGATCGTAGAAGCCGTAGAGTTCCTCCTTGGTGGCGGGCCGCGTGTCCGGCATTTGCAGGCCGGGGCCTTCCAGCGCCGGAAGCTCCGGTGTCGCCTGTCCCAGCGAGGTTGCCTCATGCTTGAACCACTCATAGCCCATCAGCAGCACGGCCTGCGCAATGTTGAGGGAGGCGTAAGCGGGGTTCACCGGTGCCGTCACAATCACATCCGCCAGCGAAACTTCTTCGTTATTGAGGCCGTAGCGTTCCCGCCCGAACATCAGCGCAATCTTCTCGCCCCGGGCAACGCGGGCGCGCATGTCCAGCCCCGCCTGCTCCGGCGTCATGACCTCCTTGGTCATGCCGCGCGGCCGGGCCGTGGTTGCATAAACATAATGTGTTTCGTGAAGCGCTTCTTCCAGGGTATTG
The nucleotide sequence above comes from Hyphomicrobiales bacterium. Encoded proteins:
- a CDS encoding glutamate racemase, producing MPTAKPRILLFDSGMGGLTVARAVARQMPDAHLVYAADNAAFPYGAWKEKELARRIVMVIGKLIDEVHPDVVVIACNTASTIALADLRAAYKVPFVGTVPAIKPAAAQTKSGVIGVLATPGTVSREYTHSLIHTFAFHCKVILHGAPRLAEIAERKLKGHGIDLEELKAEIAPVFRKRDGKQTDVVVLGCTHYPLLTEDMEKVAPWPVTYIDPAPAIARRTADIVEETPLKGDDAHAPAHGTVILTSARGSASETLTAYASMGFPKHMVIDLPA
- a CDS encoding RNA methyltransferase, producing MAGTDSTRKIDFGPAPSVVLVNPQLGENIGMAARAMANFGLFDLKLVDPREGWDRERAVAAASGAHETVEKSSIFNTLEEALHETHYVYATTARPRGMTKEVMTPEQAGLDMRARVARGEKIALMFGRERYGLNNEEVSLADVIVTAPVNPAYASLNIAQAVLLMGYEWFKHEATSLGQATPELPALEGPGLQMPDTRPATKEELYGFYDHLERELWTAGFFKTDEKRPGMMRNIRNIFARTAVSAQEVSTLRGIISSLTRVHELRKMKKNE